In the genome of Cellvibrio sp. KY-YJ-3, one region contains:
- a CDS encoding glycosyltransferase family 2 protein: MQNTIETASVIAVVLPCFRVKKHILDVISSIGTEVHYIYVVDDKCPEQSGQFVAENCTDTRVKIIYHEVNQGVGGAVMSGYASAIKDGADVIVKIDGDGQMDPNLLIDFVAPILSGEADYTKGNRFYDLEEISSMPKIRIFGNAMLSLMCKFSSGYWDLFDPTNGYTAIHRDVAKLLPYSKISKRYFFETDILFRLNTLRAVVIDIPMIAKYGDEVSGLKVSKIVGEFFLKHLRNTAKRIFYNYYLRDMTVASIELPLGLLLLTFGLLFGIYHWIEATTQELLTPIGTVMISSLSILVGIQFILAFISFDVFSVPRRPIQIRNRIRNMYVFSTEKQQ; the protein is encoded by the coding sequence ATGCAAAACACAATTGAAACAGCATCTGTTATAGCGGTTGTACTTCCATGCTTTCGCGTAAAAAAACATATTCTGGACGTAATTTCCTCTATCGGGACAGAGGTACATTATATCTATGTGGTAGATGATAAATGCCCGGAACAGTCGGGGCAGTTTGTTGCAGAAAATTGCACAGATACTCGTGTAAAAATCATATACCACGAAGTGAATCAAGGAGTAGGCGGAGCCGTCATGAGCGGTTACGCATCCGCAATCAAGGACGGTGCAGATGTAATTGTAAAAATTGATGGTGACGGACAAATGGATCCCAACCTATTAATTGATTTTGTCGCGCCAATATTGTCGGGTGAGGCTGATTACACCAAAGGAAATCGATTCTACGATCTAGAAGAAATTAGCTCCATGCCCAAGATTCGGATCTTTGGTAATGCAATGCTATCGTTGATGTGTAAATTCTCATCGGGGTACTGGGATTTATTTGATCCTACAAATGGCTACACAGCGATTCATAGGGATGTTGCAAAACTTCTACCATATAGCAAAATCAGCAAGCGTTATTTTTTTGAAACCGACATACTATTTAGACTCAATACGTTACGAGCAGTTGTTATAGATATTCCCATGATTGCCAAATATGGCGATGAAGTTAGCGGCTTAAAAGTATCGAAGATCGTCGGCGAATTCTTTTTAAAACATCTCCGTAATACTGCAAAACGTATTTTTTATAACTACTATCTACGCGATATGACCGTTGCATCCATAGAGCTACCGTTAGGATTATTGCTTTTAACATTTGGTTTACTTTTCGGCATTTACCACTGGATTGAAGCCACCACTCAAGAGTTACTTACTCCCATAGGTACGGTTATGATCTCATCACTCTCTATCCTTGTGGGCATACAGTTTATATTGGCGTTTATCTCTTTTGACGTGTTCAGTGTACCTAGACGACCAATTCAGATTCGTAATAGAATAAGAAACATGTATGTGTTTTCAACCGAAAAGCAGCAATGA
- a CDS encoding phytanoyl-CoA dioxygenase family protein — protein MSLWIDDQNALEKISKLDAEDYIKQALLDLHNDGIAVLRGIHSADECTAVVDDYLKWSAQKADYVSQNLDELGRPKRLVNFQMVSANAMKIGASEKIHKILDILFDKKSSFYTSLTFKYGTQQPVHRDTPHFATWPGSQFVGVWTALEDVDKNAGPLFYHKGGHRLVIDSEKKFLSEAIAREPNATQKDQLRLALDLYNGEVIRKATAFVEPTTLMLNKGDVVIWHPQMPHGGTVAGDPMRSRWSIVCHCAPESVQVFQHDMFFLHEGPNPPANRYGFINHENRKVALSGDVSFM, from the coding sequence ATGTCGTTGTGGATTGATGATCAAAATGCACTAGAAAAAATCAGTAAATTAGATGCTGAAGACTATATTAAGCAGGCGTTGCTTGACCTACATAATGATGGAATTGCAGTTTTGAGAGGTATTCACTCTGCTGACGAGTGCACGGCAGTAGTAGATGATTACTTAAAGTGGTCAGCTCAAAAGGCCGATTATGTATCTCAGAATCTTGATGAGCTAGGACGCCCCAAGCGTCTGGTGAATTTTCAAATGGTCTCTGCTAATGCAATGAAAATTGGCGCGTCAGAAAAGATACACAAAATATTAGATATTTTATTTGATAAGAAATCATCTTTTTACACATCCCTTACATTCAAATATGGAACTCAACAGCCAGTACATAGAGACACTCCTCATTTCGCGACCTGGCCAGGCTCTCAATTTGTTGGCGTTTGGACTGCATTAGAAGACGTTGATAAGAACGCTGGCCCACTCTTTTATCACAAAGGCGGACATAGGTTAGTTATAGACTCAGAAAAGAAATTTTTGTCTGAAGCTATCGCTAGAGAACCTAATGCAACGCAAAAAGATCAATTAAGGTTAGCGTTAGACTTGTACAACGGAGAAGTAATCAGAAAAGCGACAGCTTTTGTAGAACCTACAACCTTGATGCTCAATAAGGGCGATGTCGTGATATGGCATCCTCAAATGCCTCACGGTGGAACGGTAGCGGGAGATCCTATGCGGAGTCGCTGGAGTATAGTTTGCCACTGCGCGCCGGAGTCCGTCCAAGTATTTCAGCATGATATGTTTTTCTTACACGAGGGCCCTAATCCCCCAGCAAATCGCTATGGATTTATAAACCATGAGAATAGGAAAGTTGCCCTATCAGGTGATGTAAGCTTCATGTGA